Part of the Sodalinema gerasimenkoae IPPAS B-353 genome is shown below.
GAGAACCGCTCTTCCATCAGTCAACGGATTGGCGATAGTAGTAACCCCAGTTTCCTGCGCGATTGGAACTACGATCGCACCGCTGAGGAAGTCTCCGAAGCCGCCGGAACCATGCTCTACGCCGATTATGTGGAGTCGGGACAGTACCCGATTATCATGGCCAACTCCTTTGGTGGCGTGATTTTCCATGAAGCCTGCGGACATCTTCTCGAAACCACTCAAATTGAGCGAGAAACCACCCCATTCCTAAACAAAAAGGGTGAGAAAATCGCTCATGAAAATCTCACGGCTTGGGATGAAGGACTCTCGAAAGGAGAGTTTGGAACCCTCGATATGGACGATGAAGGAATGCCCGTTCAACGCACCTTGTTGATTGAAAATGGCATCCTCAAAAACTTCATTTCTGACCGAGCTGGCTCCATGCGCACGGGACATCCTCGCACCGGAAGCGGTCGCCGTCAGGGCTATACTCACGCCGCTGCTTCCCGGATGCGCAATACCTATATTGCTCCTGGGGAGTACGAGGTGGAAGACCTGTTCGCTTCGGTCGAGAAAGGCATTTACTGCAAGAAAATGGGCGGCGGCAGTGTTGGCCCAACTGGGGAATTTAACTTTGGGGTTGATGAAGCCTATTTGATTGAAAATGGCAAAATCACGAAACCCTTGAAAGGGGCAATTCTCATCGGGGAAGCGACAGAAATCATGAATAAAATCTCCATGTGTTCCAAGGATGTGGAACTCGCGCCGGGGTTCTGTGGTTCCATCAGTGGCAGTGTTTATGTCACCGTGGGA
Proteins encoded:
- a CDS encoding TldD/PmbA family protein, translated to MPPTALLTKGLPTVKPHNPSDRFDDTWRAPLATLLGLGRAAGADFIEFFLERTNYISCLAEDDTITSISPRLSTGAGVRVFRGKADCYVSTNDLSFDGLKAALEKGLAIMGLSLPGNNDYIPDINLEITRDYAKTNHKEGWLADCSSMREMSDVLLAANDCINQKAKHVQSRRAAYFRDWQEVLVAASDGVFARDIRLTQSVGYSLLCADGENRSSISQRIGDSSNPSFLRDWNYDRTAEEVSEAAGTMLYADYVESGQYPIIMANSFGGVIFHEACGHLLETTQIERETTPFLNKKGEKIAHENLTAWDEGLSKGEFGTLDMDDEGMPVQRTLLIENGILKNFISDRAGSMRTGHPRTGSGRRQGYTHAAASRMRNTYIAPGEYEVEDLFASVEKGIYCKKMGGGSVGPTGEFNFGVDEAYLIENGKITKPLKGAILIGEATEIMNKISMCSKDVELAPGFCGSISGSVYVTVGQPHIKVDSITVGGR